A portion of the Lolium rigidum isolate FL_2022 chromosome 1, APGP_CSIRO_Lrig_0.1, whole genome shotgun sequence genome contains these proteins:
- the LOC124682809 gene encoding sulfite exporter TauE/SafE family protein 3-like isoform X1: MGTKLQIVAVLGVACAVAATAADRGLSFTGTVPLQKEASYLLREVANSVRQSGGTTYHHVWPPMKFGWEIVLGSFIGFFGAALGSIGGLGGGGIFVPMLILIIGFDPKSSAAMSKCMIMGTAVSTVYCNLKVKHPTFDMPVIDYDLALLIQPMLMLGVSIGVICNVVFPDWLVTVLLIILCIVTSTKAFLKGVETWKKETIIKREEAKQSEQTCEEEQEYMALSAGPDAASQTETLPVQDHYRNNETPSAEAVSIWKNVYWKEVGLLAFVWVAFLALQVTKNYMATCSMWYWVLNLLQIPVSVGVAMYEAVCLVQGKRMISSNTNEQTSLKARQLLVYCFLGVTAGVVAGMLGVGGGAIMGPLFLELGVPPQVKSFFVHVKNLMFPSWFYRQFSNHLMVSSATATFAMMFSSSMSVVEYFLLNRFPVPYALFFTTLAFFAAIVGQRVARKLIGLLGRASLIIFILSFTIFISALSLGGVGISNAIHKIVQHEYMGFDNICKYDA, from the exons ATGGGAACGAAATTGCAGATCGTTGCAGTGCTGGGTGTGGCCTGCGCTGTCGCTGCCACTGCCGCCGACAGGGGGCTGTCGTTCACCGGCACCGTGCCTCTGCAGAAGGAAGCGAGCTACCTGCTGCGCGAGGTGGCCAACTCCGTGCGGCAGAGTGGCGGAACCACTTACCACCACGTGTGGCCG CCCATGAAATTTGGATGGGAAATTGTGTTGGGGTCATTCATCGGATTCTTTGGAGCAGCGCTCGGTAGCATTGGGGGACTAGGTGGGGGTGGGATCTTCGTGCCGATGCTCATCTTGATCATTGGCTTTGATCCCAAGTCTTCCGCGGCCATGTCAAAAT GTATGATCATGGGGACTGCTGTGTCAACTGTGTACTGTAACCTCAAGGTGAAACACCCAACTTTTGACATGCCAGTCATAGACTATGATCTGGCACTTCTCATACAGCCCATGCTCATGTTGGGGGTCAGCATTGGGGTTATTTGCAACGTGGTATTCCCTGACTGGCTTGTCACGGTCCTCTTGATCATTCTCTGCATAG TTACTTCAACTAAAGCTTTTCTGAAGGGTGTTGAAACATGGAAGAAAGAAACAATAATCAAAAGG GAGGAAGCAAAACAATCAGAGCAAACCT gtgaagaagaacaagagtacATGGCACTGTCTGCAGGACCTGATGCCGCATCGCAGACGGAAACACTCCCAGTGCAAGATCATTATCGAAACAATGAAACGCCGTCAGCTGAAGCG GTATCCATTTGGAAGAACGTTTACTGGAAGGAGGTTGGCCTTCTTGCCTTTGTATGGGTAGCATTCCTTGCGCTTCAGGTCACAAAG AACTACATGGCAACTTGCTCTATGTGGTACTGGGTTTTGAACTTACTTCAG ATCCCGGTGTCAGTCGGGGTGGCCATGTATGAAGCGGTATGTTTGGTACAGGGGAAGAGGATGATATCATCGAATACGAATGAGCAAACCAGCCTGAAAGCTCGTCAGCTACTGGTATACTGCTTCCTGGGTGTCACTGCTGGTGTTGTAGCTGGTATGCTTGGAGTCGGCGGGGGCGCCATCATGGGGCCACTCTTCTTGGAGCTTGGTGTCCCTCCGCAAGTAAAATCTTTTTTTGTTCATGTCAAGAACCtcatgtttccatcatggttttatCGTCAGTTCAGCAATCATTTGATG GTCTCAAGTGCTACGGCCACCTTTGCAATGATGTTCTCATCTTCCATGTCCGTCGTCGAATACTTCCTCCTGAACCGGTTCCCTGTACCATATG CTCTCTTCTTCACTACACTGGCATTTTTTGCTGCGATTGTCGGCCAACGCGTTGCAAGGAAGCTGATCGGTCTGTTAGGACGGGCGTCACTTATCATCTTCATATTGTCCTTCACGATCTTCATCAGCGCGCTTTCTCTAG GCGGAGTCGGCATCTCCAACGCGATTCACAAAATCGTGCAGCACGAGTACATGGGATTCGACAACATCTGCAAATATGATGCGTAG
- the LOC124682812 gene encoding protein unc-13 homolog: MGCIARLLPDSRCNSASPTSYLSSDLQTADAATTASSSAMPLAAPFSDLGVPLSASDLRTTAYEVLAAASRATGGKPLTYIPQSASAATRSTSTSSSSSSSSSLQRSLTSTAATKVNKALGPRSSTASKVTREASRRPATVVELVRVKLRVTEQDDARIRRGLLRIAAGQLGRRAESMILPLEFLQQFKVSDFPHPHEYVAWQLRNLKLLEAGLLVHPLVPLSKSDIYAQRLRRIIHKAYDGSLETGKDSESVQELCSAVKSLAARSLGGGSDECHWADGFPLNLHIYQMLVEACFDSENGTLVAEIDGVMGLLKKTWVILGINQMLHNLYFTWALFNHFAMSDQVDIELLSAAENQLSEVAKDAKNTQDPDYCELLSSTLSSIMGWTDKRLLAYHEYFNSSNIDSMPGIVSIGVSAAKILVEDISQEYHITRKEETDVVRGRIEAYIRSSVCAAFAQRMEEAVSKRSSRNHVPVLSILAKDINDLATKDRNMYSQILTEWHPFASGVAVATLHSCFGNELKQFIVGITKLTPDTAEVLNAADKLEKNLVNIVVEDSVNSDDGGKSLIRQMPPYEAENAIANLVKAWVKERVDRLKGWVDQSLQQETWNPQANRPSFAPSSVEMLKIINEVLESFFQLPIPTHSTLFPDLAAGLDRIIQHYVSKAKSYCETRSTPIPQLPHLTRCDVGPKLFKKKEKPHVIMKRGSQVGSSNGNGACSLDLPKLCVQINTLHYIRTEVENLKKKATKYLRNSELAQDGITDGMNINFELSQTSCQDGIRQLCDTTAYNVVFSYLSHVLLDTLYVGGTASNRVEPLLRELHSILGVISGIMYNGVRDRLMTVLMKASFDGFLLVLLAGGPTRAFTLQDSLTIENDFRALRGLYLANGDGLPYELVDKASLEAKNILPLLRTDTESLIQRFKQTISECSGSPTKSRFPIPPVPTQWSANNPNTILRVLCYRNDEAASKFLKKTYNLPKKL; the protein is encoded by the exons ATGGGCTGCATTGCGCGCCTCCTCCCCGACTCCCGCTGCAACTCCGCCTCCCCAACCTCCTACCTCTCCAGCGACCTCCAAACCGCCGACGCTGCCACCacagcctcctcctccgcgaTGCCACTCGCGGCCCCGTTCTCCGACCTCGGCGTGCCGCTTTCCGCCTCCGACCTCCGCACCACCGCCTACGaggtcctcgccgccgcctcccgcgccacCGGCGGCAAGCCCCTCACTTACATCCCTCAGTCTGCTTCCGCCGCCACCCGTTCCacctcgacctcctcctcctcctcctcctcctcctcactgcaGCGCTCGCTAACGTCGACGGCGGCCACCAAGGTGAACAAGGCGCTGGGGCCCAGGTCCTCGACGGCGTCCAAAGTCACGAGGGAGGCGTCGCGGAGACCAGCGACGGTGGTTGAGCTGGTGCGCGTTAAGTTGCGGGTCACGGAGCAGGACGACGCGAGAATTCGCCGTGGGCTTCTCCGCATCGCCGCTGGACAG CTAGGCAGACGTGCAGAATCAATGATTTTGCCGCTAGAGTTCCTGCAGCAGTTTAAAGTATCAGATTTCCCTCATCCACATGAGTATGTGGCCTGGCAGCTTAGGAACTTGAAGCTTCTTGAGGCTGGTTTGTTGGTTCACCCGCTTGTCCCGTTAAGCAAATCAGACATTTATGCACAGAGATTGCGGCGGATAATACATAAAGCCTATGATGGGTCACTTGAAACTGGGAAGGACTCTGAATCGGTGCAGGAACTATGCAGTGCTGTCAAGTCCCTTGCTGCTAGGTCCCTCGGTGGAGGTTCTGATGAATGCCACTGGGCAGATGGCTTTCCACTTAATCTCCATATCTATCAAATGTTGGTAGAAGCTTGCTTTGATAGTGAGAATGGTACTTTGGTTGCTGAGATTGATGGAGTGATGGGGTTGTTGAAGAAGACTTGGGTCATTCTTGGGATTAATCAGATGCTTCACAACCTCTACTTTACCTGGGCGTTGTTCAACCATTTTGCCATGTCAGACCAAGTAGATATCGAGTTACTTTCTGCTGCAGAGAATCAGTTAAGTGAAGTTGCAAAAGATGCAAAAAACACACAAGATCCAGATTACTGTGAACTATTGAGCTCCACTTTAAGTTCGATAATGGGCTGGACAGACAAAAGGTTGCTAGCTTACCATGAATATTTCAATAGTAGCAATATTGATTCCATGCCAGGCATTGTCTCAATAGGAGTCTCAGCTGCGAAGATTCTGGTTGAAGATATATCTCAAGAATACCACATTACAAGGAAAGAAGAGACTGATGTAGTGCGCGGCAGGATAGAAGCCTATATACGGTCATCAGTCTGTGCTGCTTTTGCTCAA AGAATGGAGGAGGCAGTCTCAAAGCGATCATCAAGGAATCATGTGCCAGTTCTTTCGATCCTCGCAAAGGATATTAATGACCTTGCTACCAAGGATAGAAATATGTATAGTCAAATACTGACAGAATGGCACCCGTTTGCTTCAGGTGTTGCAGTTGCAACCCTTCATTCTTGCTTTGGTAATGAGCTGAAGCAATTTATAGTTGGGATTACAAAGCTCACACCAGACACTGCTGAAGTGCTTAACGCCGCTGATAAGTTAGAGAAGAATCTGGTTAATATTGTTGTTGAAGATTCTGTGAATAGTGATGACGGAGGCAAGTCATTGATTAGACAGATGCCGCCGTATGAAGCTGAAAATGCAATTGCTAATCTGGTAAAAGCTTGGGTGAAAGAACGAGTGGACAGACTTAAAGGATGGGTTGACCAAAGTTTGCAGCAGGAG ACTTGGAATCCACAAGCTAACAGACCGAGTTTTGCTCCTTCTTCTGTGGAGATGTTAAAGATAATTAATGAAGTTTTAGAATCATTTTTTCAGTTGCCCATACCAACGCACTCTACTCTGTTTCCTGATCTAGCAGCTGGGCTCGATAGAATTATACAGCATTATGTATCAAAAGCAAAATCTTACTGTG AGACCCGGAGTACTCCTATTCCACAACTACCTCATTTAACGAGATGCGATGTTGGACCCAAATTgttcaagaaaaaggaaaagcccCATGTTATTATGAAGCGTGGCTCACAAGTTGGATCGTCCAATGGAAACGGTGCGTGTTCATTAGATCTTCCTAAACTCTGTGTACAAATAAATACGCTCCACTATATCCGAACTGAGGTGGAGAACCTGAAGAAGAAGGCGACAAAATACTTGCGAAACAGTGAATTAGCTCAGGATGGTATCACTGATGGAATGAACATCAACTTTGAGCTATCCCAGACAAGTTGCCAAGACGGCATCCGTCAGTTGTGTGACACAACGGCATATAATGTGGTGTTCAGTTATTTGAGCCATGTTCTTTTGGACACGCTGTATGTTGGTGGTACTGCATCAAACAGGGTTGAGCCTTTGTTGAGAGAGCTTCACTCTATCCTTGGGGTGATATCTGGCATAATGTATAATGGGGTACGGGACCGTCTCATGACTGTGTTGATGAAAGCTTCCTTTGATGGATTCTTGTTGGTGCTTCTTGCTGGTGGACCAACACGCGCTTTCACCCTCCAAGACTCTCTAACCATAGAGAATGATTTCAGAGCCCTCAGAGGATTGTATTTAGCAAATGGTGATGGCCTGCCCTATGAATTGGTTGACAAGGCTTCATTGGAGGCGAAGAACATTCTGCCACTCCTCCGAACAGACACGGAATCCCTCATTCAGCGTTTCAAGCAAACAATTTCCGAATGCTCTGGATCTCCAACCAAATCTAGGTTTCCGATACCTCCCGTGCCCACCCAGTGGAGTGCAAACAACCCCAACACTATCCTGAGAGTTTTGTGCTACCGGAATGATGAGGCTGCCTCAAAATTCCTCAAGAAAACATATAATCTCCCAAAGAAGCTCTGA
- the LOC124682809 gene encoding sulfite exporter TauE/SafE family protein 3-like isoform X2 produces the protein MGTKLQIVAVLGVACAVAATAADRGLSFTGTVPLQKEASYLLREVANSVRQSGGTTYHHVWPPMKFGWEIVLGSFIGFFGAALGSIGGLGGGGIFVPMLILIIGFDPKSSAAMSKCMIMGTAVSTVYCNLKVKHPTFDMPVIDYDLALLIQPMLMLGVSIGVICNVVFPDWLVTVLLIILCIVTSTKAFLKGVETWKKETIIKREEAKQSEQTCEEEQEYMALSAGPDAASQTETLPVQDHYRNNETPSAEAVSIWKNVYWKEVGLLAFVWVAFLALQVTKNYMATCSMWYWVLNLLQIPVSVGVAMYEAVCLVQGKRMISSNTNEQTSLKARQLLVYCFLGVTAGVVAGMLGVGGGAIMGPLFLELGVPPQVSSATATFAMMFSSSMSVVEYFLLNRFPVPYALFFTTLAFFAAIVGQRVARKLIGLLGRASLIIFILSFTIFISALSLGGVGISNAIHKIVQHEYMGFDNICKYDA, from the exons ATGGGAACGAAATTGCAGATCGTTGCAGTGCTGGGTGTGGCCTGCGCTGTCGCTGCCACTGCCGCCGACAGGGGGCTGTCGTTCACCGGCACCGTGCCTCTGCAGAAGGAAGCGAGCTACCTGCTGCGCGAGGTGGCCAACTCCGTGCGGCAGAGTGGCGGAACCACTTACCACCACGTGTGGCCG CCCATGAAATTTGGATGGGAAATTGTGTTGGGGTCATTCATCGGATTCTTTGGAGCAGCGCTCGGTAGCATTGGGGGACTAGGTGGGGGTGGGATCTTCGTGCCGATGCTCATCTTGATCATTGGCTTTGATCCCAAGTCTTCCGCGGCCATGTCAAAAT GTATGATCATGGGGACTGCTGTGTCAACTGTGTACTGTAACCTCAAGGTGAAACACCCAACTTTTGACATGCCAGTCATAGACTATGATCTGGCACTTCTCATACAGCCCATGCTCATGTTGGGGGTCAGCATTGGGGTTATTTGCAACGTGGTATTCCCTGACTGGCTTGTCACGGTCCTCTTGATCATTCTCTGCATAG TTACTTCAACTAAAGCTTTTCTGAAGGGTGTTGAAACATGGAAGAAAGAAACAATAATCAAAAGG GAGGAAGCAAAACAATCAGAGCAAACCT gtgaagaagaacaagagtacATGGCACTGTCTGCAGGACCTGATGCCGCATCGCAGACGGAAACACTCCCAGTGCAAGATCATTATCGAAACAATGAAACGCCGTCAGCTGAAGCG GTATCCATTTGGAAGAACGTTTACTGGAAGGAGGTTGGCCTTCTTGCCTTTGTATGGGTAGCATTCCTTGCGCTTCAGGTCACAAAG AACTACATGGCAACTTGCTCTATGTGGTACTGGGTTTTGAACTTACTTCAG ATCCCGGTGTCAGTCGGGGTGGCCATGTATGAAGCGGTATGTTTGGTACAGGGGAAGAGGATGATATCATCGAATACGAATGAGCAAACCAGCCTGAAAGCTCGTCAGCTACTGGTATACTGCTTCCTGGGTGTCACTGCTGGTGTTGTAGCTGGTATGCTTGGAGTCGGCGGGGGCGCCATCATGGGGCCACTCTTCTTGGAGCTTGGTGTCCCTCCGCAA GTCTCAAGTGCTACGGCCACCTTTGCAATGATGTTCTCATCTTCCATGTCCGTCGTCGAATACTTCCTCCTGAACCGGTTCCCTGTACCATATG CTCTCTTCTTCACTACACTGGCATTTTTTGCTGCGATTGTCGGCCAACGCGTTGCAAGGAAGCTGATCGGTCTGTTAGGACGGGCGTCACTTATCATCTTCATATTGTCCTTCACGATCTTCATCAGCGCGCTTTCTCTAG GCGGAGTCGGCATCTCCAACGCGATTCACAAAATCGTGCAGCACGAGTACATGGGATTCGACAACATCTGCAAATATGATGCGTAG